The following coding sequences are from one Primulina eburnea isolate SZY01 chromosome 15, ASM2296580v1, whole genome shotgun sequence window:
- the LOC140813829 gene encoding pentatricopeptide repeat-containing protein At1g73710, whose protein sequence is MKLHTCGSASTDVGFSTQAQCKLQAARFPFYCQLFLGFQSHNHLLFGTSLYANKKISIIGHKTGGFMGSKPLGHSKIADFPKKNIHKGKNNKKYGGILPSILRSLEAGSDVENTLELYYGKLSPKEQTVILKEQRRWDKVLRVFEWFKSQKDYTPNVIHYNVVLRALGRAQKWDELRRCWIEMSKAGVFPTNNTFGMLVDVYGKAGLVREALLWIKHMISRGILPDEVTMSTVIKVLKDAEEYDKADRFFKDWCAGRIELEDLDLENVGDCPISVKEFLLTELFRTGGRTQSLTDKSMLEKDCSVRKPCLTATYNTLIDLYGKAGRLKDAANVFSDMLNSGVALDTFTFNTMIFICGSQGYMSEAEALFSKMEEMGIFPDTKTYNIFISLYANVGNIDAVFRCYRKIREAGLFPDDVTHRAFLKILCERNMVQEVEAVIEEMENSKMHINEHSVPILTKMYVNEGLTERATFVVEKSELHGWLSSRTYAAIMDVYAEKGLWGEAEALFYAIRDGGKQKEVLEYNVMMKAYGKAELYDKAISLFKGMRNQGTWPDECTYNSLIQMLAGGDLVDEARNLKTEMQEAGFKPSCLTFSAIIASLTKKNGLSDAVYEYQEMLRANIKPNEIVYGLLVDAFAEAGKFEDAIHYFNVMENSGIPANQIVLTSMIKAYGKIGSVEGAKRLYERMKNLDGGPDIVASNSMLNLYAELGMVSEAGLLYNYLREKNYADGVTFATMMYVYKNMGMLDEAIEVAEEMKQSGLVRDCVTFNKVMACYSTYGKLVECGELLHEMLMNHKIFPDGGTFKVLFTVLKKGGIADEAVEQLKSSYQDGRPFAKQAVITSVFSIVGLHAYALESCGTLRKGDVGFNSLAYNAAIRAYVAYGKTDEALKMFMRMQDEGLEPDIVTLISLVNCYGKAGLVEGIKRIYSQLKYGAVEPNESLYKAVIDAYKISNRHDLAELASQEMRFAFDTKLFTDSAVEDAPNELLHEQTAHDM, encoded by the coding sequence ATGAAGCTGCACACTTGCGGTAGTGCTTCTACTGACGTTGGATTCTCAACTCAAGCTCAGTGTAAGCTCCAAGCTGCTCGTTTTCCTTTCTATTGTCAGCTTTTTCTTGGGTTTCAATCACACAATCATCTCCTATTTGGTACAAGTCTGTACGCGAACAAAAAGATTTCAATTATTGGCCACAAAACTGGGGGGTTTATGGGGTCTAAGCCTCTGGGTCATTCCAAGATTGCGGATTTTCCGAAGAAGAACATACATAAAGGAAAGAACAATAAAAAATATGGAGGTATATTGCCGTCCATTTTGCGGTCTTTAGAGGCCGGGAGTGACGTTGAAAATACCCTTGAGTTGTACTATGGGAAGCTTAGTCCCAAAGAGCAAACCGTGATTCTGAAAGAACAACGCAGGTGGGACAAGGTTTTGAGGGTGTTTGAGTGGTTTAAGTCTCAGAAAGATTATACTCCCAATGTAATTCACTATAATGTGGTGCTTAGGGCGTTGGGTAGAGCTCAGAAATGGGATGAGTTGAGGCGTTGTTGGATTGAGATGTCCAAAGCTGGAGTCTTTCCCACGAATAATACATTTGGAATGCTTGTCGATGTGTATGGAAAAGCAGGGTTAGTGAGGGAGGCCCTTTTATGGATCAAACATATGATTTCGAGAGGAATTCTCCCGGATGAAGTGACTATGTCTACAGTGATTAAGGTGTTGAAGGACGCAGAGGAATATGACAAGGCTGATAGGTTCTTCAAGGATTGGTGTGCAGGGAGGATTGAATTGGAAGATCTTGATTTGGAAAATGTGGGTGATTGTCCTATCAGTGTAAAGGAGTTTTTGTTGACTGAGCTTTTTCGGACTGGTGGGAGGACACAGTCTCTCACAGATAAAAGCATGTTGGAAAAGGATTGTTCTGTAAGAAAACCATGTCTTACTGCTACTTATAATACCCTCATAGACTTGTATGGAAAGGCCGGTCGCTTGAAAGATGCTGCCAATGTGTTTTCTGATATGTTGAATTCTGGCGTGGCACTGGATACATTTACTTTCAACACGATGATATTCATTTGTGGGAGTCAGGGTTATATGTCTGAGGCCGAGGCGTTGTTTAGTAAGATGGAGGAAATGGGGATTTTTCCGGATACAAAAACTTACAATATATTCATCTCCTTGTATGCTAATGTGGGGAACATTGATGCAGTTTTTCGTTGCTATAGAAAGATCAGGGAGGCTGGTCTTTTCCCCGATGACGTAACCCATAGggcttttttaaaaattctatGTGAAAGGAATATGGTTCAGGAGGTAGAGGCCGTGATCGAAGAAATGGAGAACTCGAAAATGCATATCAACGAGCACTCTGTCCCCATACTTACAAAGATGTATGTTAATGAAGGATTAACTGAACGGGCAACTTTCGTGGTTGAGAAGTCCGAATTGCATGGTTGGTTGTCATCAAGGACATATGCTGCTATAATGGATGTATATGCAGAGAAGGGACTTTGGGGTGAAGCTGAGGCATTATTTTACGCTATAAGGGATGGTGGTAAACAGAAGGAAGTTTTGGAGTATAATGTCATGATGAAAGCCTATGGTAAAGCTGAACTATATGACAAAGCTATATCTCTCTTCAAGGGTATGAGAAATCAAGGAACATGGCCCGACGAGTGCACATATAACTCTCTTATACAAATGTTAGCTGGAGGTGATTTAGTGGATGAAGCAAGAAACCTTAAGACTGAAATGCAAGAAGCAGGCTTTAAGCCCTCTTGTTTAACCTTCTCTGCTATTATTGCTAGTCTCACAAAGAAGAATGGTCTCTCTGATGCAGTTTATGAGTATCAAGAAATGCTTCGAGCTAATATAAAACCAAATGAAATTGTTTATGGGTTGTTAGTGGATGCTTTTGCCGAGGCTGGAAAATTTGAAGATGCCATTCACTATTTCAATGTCATGGAAAATTCTGGGATTCCAGCAAATCAAATAGTTTTGACCTCTATGATCAAGGCCTACGGTAAAATTGGGTCTGTAGAAGGAGCAAAACGGTTGTATGAGAGGATGAAAAATTTGGATGGGGGTCCTGATATTGTAGCATCCAATAGTATGCTTAATTTATATGCAGAATTGGGAATGGTGTCAGAAGCAGGGTTGCTATATAATTATTTACGAGAGAAAAATTATGCTGATGGGGTTACATTTGCGACCATGATGTATGTTTATAAAAACATGGGCATGCTTGATGAAGCCATTGAAGTTGCAGAGGAGATGAAACAGTCGGGTTTGGTGAGGGATTGTGTAACATTTAATAAAGTCATGGCATGCTATTCCACTTATGGGAAGCTAGTTGAGTGTGGTGAATTGctgcatgaaatgttaatgAATCATAAGATTTTTCCTGATGGGGGAACCTTTAAAGTGCTTTTTACTGTGTTAAAGAAGGGTGGCATTGCTGATGAAGCTGTGGAACAACTCAAGTCATCTTATCAGGATGGGAGACCGTTCGCCAAGCAAGCTGTGATAACCTCTGTTTTCTCTATAGTTGGGCTGCATGCATATGCTCTTGAATCCTGTGGAACTCTTAGAAAAGGAGACGTGGGCTTCAATTCCTTGGCGTACAATGCTGCAATTCGTGCTTATGTAGCATATGGGAAGACCGATGAAGcattgaaaatgtttatgagaATGCAAGATGAGGGACTTGAGCCTGACATCGTTACTTTAATTAGTCTTGTTAATTGTTATGGAAAAGCTGGCTTGGTCGAAGGCATAAAGCGCATATATAGCCAATTAAAGTATGGAGCTGTTGAGCCAAACGAATCCTTGTACAAGGCAGTAATAGATGCTTACAAAATTTCCAATAGGCATGACCTTGCTGAATTGGCCTCTCAAGAGATGAGATTTGCTTTTGATACCAAACTATTTACAGATTCTGCTGTTGAAGATGCACCCAATGAACTATTGCATGAACAAACCGCACATGACATGTGA
- the LOC140814702 gene encoding protein GAMETE EXPRESSED 2-like, translating into MASKILLLTSIISLISSILFHSSKSDNSPMPLFAFSWLNDSGMFVAGDTATIKVIVLGIYESGTYEFPFNPNITVNEKIGNSSYISGVSLDFGGEIKDWEISFTPIMVGSFNVLITDNHFRVLDSSLHFGVTPGRMYPASGILSWQDGVDEFIAGTMAEMLILPKDAFGNNVSSSSEGPIRFNFTLFALTTSGLPADVLNVTNKGWNTQGYISIEFVAATAGSLLLHVEVEKQALEGSPLAFTVYPGILDINSCVAKWNVETNLFQLFSKMEAFIHQYDQYANLVSGLYEFDIEVIEKGANLSMPIADLRFKEIEPGIQSFSFSLEEPGNFTLVISDKEHSTLIFNMPYDFIVYIGYCDGMNSIVNGSGLNGSVAGDIAKFSVFLKDAYLYPSPVEVESLQVRIVHELDSQILHPIILTREIANGSMSSGRPNHGDFDLMQVANAAVNNFSGNQSPKASVFDVIYRPEKSGVYEISVFCGNIQLNGGHQFRKEVSAGLVNMSLAEVVKCSTKVPKLVNNEIVVQLKDSYYNPVLSEQARLKLEIVSIDKSTVMTCNFSDNNDGTYTASYQAKEVGTYEICAWYDEEHLMPCPFGVNVYNSEYFPKVYNDTISVWEDESVAFNILENDYFAGGHASIFEYTKPDHGSLLQYGHLFRYTPYKRFHGNDSFLYTIADVNGNLASGAVNLFVLCMPPQLVSIPMNLQATEDAVSPTFGGFPGFEIIYSDMSENITVTLSAQNGIVLLSPMLMQFQPKFYEFSIQRDIGNANGLILIGCLDSINFALQSIKYFGKENFYGADAIRISSKNRNGENTIDVPLYVQPINDPPVINVPSYLILEEKSDGVLIFGGQSVKLDFVTDPDIVDFPGNRSHFLLLSSVEVSSGFLSTSLPAELISSTEIKMKSSHQWQPLQTFVTISKHFLVKAKAIRFRGSIEELNSIMEQLMFHEGKHGAVLTVTVNDLGNHGCYPNCNAMMTSSLFVQSNVNLIRKRPMSSFAAHTFGAVIVVESVSVLCLGLMLLFFICKCAVILLKEKKRQKDQHMDLSKIQDSSEQALAFDSSENEKLFMKSSAQSLGDHHEETQSLNLEPSTSTKE; encoded by the exons ATGGCTTCCAAAATTCTTCTGCTCACTTCGATTATATCGTTAATCTCCTCCATTCTCTTTCATTCCTCGAAATCAG ATAATTCACCAATGCCCCTTTTCGCTTTCAGTTGGCTGAACGATAGCGGCATGTTCGTGGCGGGCGACACTGCAACGATAAAAGTGATAGTTCTTGGAATATATGAGAGTGGAACGTACGAGTTTCCGTTCAATCCGAACATCACAGTGAATGAAAAGATTGGTAATAGCAGTTACATTTCTGGCGTTTCTTTGGATTTTGGTGGTGAAATCAAGGATTGGGAGATTTCTTTTACTCCTATTATGGTGGGTTCATTCAATGTATTGATCACTGATAATCATTTTCGGGTGTTGGATTCTTCTTTGCACTTCGGAGTTACTCcag GTAGAATGTATCCAGCCTCCGGAATTTTGTCTTGGCAGGATGGAGTCGACGAGTTTATAGCCGGAACTATGGCTGAAATGTTGATCCTCCCAAAAGATGCATTTGGAAATAATGTATCTTCATCTAGTGAAGGGCCTATCCGTTTCAACTTCACTTTGTTCGCGTTGACCACTTCAGGACTCCCGGCAGATGTGCTTAATGTAACCAACAAAGGGTGGAATACTCAAGGTTATATTAGCATCGAGTTTGTTGCAGCCACTGCTGGAAGCCTCCTACTTCATGTAGAAGTCGAAAAACAGGCTTTGGAGGGCTCTCCATTGGCATTCACTGTCTATCCAG GAATACTGGATATCAACAGCTGTGTGGCTAAATGGAATGTTGAAACGaatttatttcaattattttcaaAGATGGAAGCTTTCATACACCAATATGATCAATATGCAAACTTGGTATCAGGATTATATGAATTTGATATTGAAGTTATCGAGAAGGGAGCGAATTTGTCTATGCCCATTGCTGATTTGCGCTTCAAAGAAATTGAGCCCGGCAttcaatcgttctccttcagcTTAGAGGAGCCAGGAAACTTCACACTCGTGATATCTGACAAGGAGCACAGTACACTCATCTTCAATATGCCTTATGACTTCATTGTGTATATAG GCTATTGTGATGGGATGAACAGCATAGTCAATGGATCGGGTTTAAATGGTTCTGTTGCTGGTGATATAGCAAAGTTCTCTGTTTTCTTGAAGGATGCTTATTTATATCCTTCTCCTGTTGAAGTGGAAAGCCTTCAAGTCCGAATTGTGCATGAACTTGATTCCCAGATTTTACATCCAATCATTCTAACAAGGGAGATTGCCAATG GAAGCATGTCCTCAGGAAGACCAAATCATGGTGATTTTGAtcttatgcaggttgcaaatgCGGCAGTGAACAAT TTTTCTGGAAACCAAAGTCCCAAGGCTAGTGTTTTTGATGTTATTTACAGACCCGAAAAAAGCGGTGTCTACGAAATCAGTGTATTTTGTGGAAATATTCAATTAAATGGTGGGCATCAATTTAGAAAGGAAGTAAGTGCAG GACTGGTTAACATGTCGCTTGCAGAAGTAGTAAAATGCTCAACAAAAGTACCTAAACTGGTTAATAACGAAATAGTTGTACAACTCAAGGATTCATACTACAATCCTGTACTATCAGAACAGGCAAGGTTGAAATTAGAGATTGTTTCAATCGACAAATCTACCGTTATGACATGCAACTTTTCGGATAATAATGATGGAACATATACCGCTAGTTACCAGGCAAAAGAAGTTGGCACATATGAGATTTGTGCTTGGTATGACGAAGAGCATCTCATGCCTTGCCCTTTTGGGGTGAATGTCTACAACA GTGAATATTTCCCTAAAGTTTATAATGATACCATTTCTGTGTGGGAAGACGAATCGGTTGCTTTCAACATCcttgaaaatgattattttgctGGTGGTCATGCAAGCATTTTCGAGTACACAAAG CCAGATCATGGTTCGCTTCTGCAGTACGGGCACCTCTTTAGATACACACCATATAAACGATTTCATGGGAACGACTCTTTCTTGTACACGATAGCAGATGTTAATGGGAATCTTGCTTCTGGAGCTGTGAATTTATTTGTTCTCTGCATGCCACCTCAGTTGGTTTCTATTCCAATGAACTTGCAAGCTACAGAAGATGCCGTTAGTCCCACATTTGG TGGTTTCCCTGGATTTGAGATTATTTACTCCGACATGTCCGAAAACATAACGGTTACTCTCAGTGCACAGAATGGGATTGTGTTGCTATCTCCTATGCTAATGCAGTTTCAACCAAAATTCTATGAATTTTCTATCCAAAGAGACATTGGAAATGCTAATGGGCTTATTTTGATAGGCTGTCTTGATTCAATCAATTTCGCTCTTCAGTCCATCAAATACTTTGG CAAAGAAAACTTTTACGGTGCCGATGCTATCCGAATTTCTTCCAAAAACAGGAATGGGGAGAACACTATAGACGTTCCCCTTTATGTGCAGCCTATCAACGATCCACCTGTCATAAATGTACCATCATATCTTATCTTGGAGGAAAAGAGTGATGGAGTACTAATCTTTGGTGGACAAAGTGTCAAATTGGACTTTGTTACTGATCCAGATATTGTGGATTTTCCCG GCAACAGGTCTCATTTTCTGCTCCTGTCTTCTGTAGAAGTCAGTTCTGGATTCCTGTCAACGAGCCTTCCTGCCGAACTAATCAGTTCAAcagaaataaaaatgaaatctaGTCATCAATGGCAGCCACTGCAAACATTTGTTACCATATCGAAGCATTTCCTGGTAAAGGCAAAAGCTATCAGATTTCGTGGTTCAATCGAAGAACTTAACAGTATAATGGAACAACTAATGTTTCAT GAAGGCAAGCACGGTGCTGTCTTGACGGTGACAGTAAATGATCTAGGAAATCATGGATGCTACCCGAATTGCAATGCAATGATGACGTCGTCTCTTTTTGTGCAGTCTAACGTGAATCTGATCAGGAAAAGGCCCATGAGTTCTTTTGCAGCACATA CTTTTGGAGCAGTTATCGTGGTCGAATCCGTTTCAGTGCTTTGTTTGGGTTTGATGCTTCTGTTTTTCATATGCAAATGTGCTGTTATTCTTCTCAAAGAAAAGAAGAGACAGAAGGATCAGCATATGGATCTCTCCAAAATTCAAGATTCATCCGAACAAGCT TTGGCCTTTGACTCATCTGAGAATGAGAAATTATTTATGAAGAGTTCTGCTCAGTCTCTCGGTGATCATCACGAAGAAACCCAGTCTTTGAATCTTGAGCCTTCTACTTCTACCAAggaatga